Proteins from a genomic interval of Haladaptatus sp. R4:
- a CDS encoding SWIM zinc finger family protein, which yields MSTKSPTELESDEKAQKRAQWEQFGFRLEAPGQVDVTNESHENPAEHQYVVTLDDVTGEAMACTCPHHVHRSAFCKHMTAVENATDDGTLTAFPSDDETDEDDTESAECDCDGLNGFPCWPCVRTGRKELPN from the coding sequence ATGAGTACGAAATCGCCTACGGAACTTGAATCTGACGAGAAGGCACAGAAACGCGCGCAGTGGGAACAGTTCGGCTTCCGCCTCGAAGCCCCTGGACAGGTCGACGTGACCAATGAAAGCCACGAGAATCCCGCTGAGCATCAATACGTCGTGACGCTGGACGACGTGACGGGCGAAGCAATGGCGTGTACCTGCCCGCATCACGTCCACCGGAGCGCGTTCTGCAAGCACATGACTGCCGTCGAGAATGCGACTGATGACGGGACGCTCACGGCGTTCCCATCGGACGACGAGACGGACGAAGACGATACTGAATCGGCAGAGTGCGACTGTGACGGCCTGAATGGCTTCCCGTGTTGGCCGTGCGTGCGGACGGGTCGCAAAGAACTGCCGAACTAA
- a CDS encoding DUF3267 domain-containing protein, with the protein MTYDKPLNYESFEPSWSVGPIFPPVMGVMWVLFVLIDMGAFLVFTTTHSLTDSLPIAILPLITVCTTYLLHEGVLALVGQWYGCEVSFGIDVERWSATPYVVTAGRKTRTQQFVISLAPLILLDGIAMIVIALSSLLSVPWLLGVIVFATNTFGSIQGIDSDIATVYRLWQLPPTVQIRDQMGEPRQYLRLQTDG; encoded by the coding sequence ATGACCTACGACAAGCCTCTCAACTACGAGTCGTTTGAACCCTCATGGAGTGTTGGCCCAATCTTTCCGCCAGTCATGGGGGTGATGTGGGTGTTGTTTGTGCTTATCGACATGGGTGCGTTTTTGGTGTTTACAACTACCCACTCGCTCACAGATTCGCTCCCGATAGCGATATTACCGCTCATAACGGTCTGCACAACCTATTTACTCCATGAAGGTGTGCTTGCGCTGGTTGGCCAGTGGTATGGCTGTGAGGTATCGTTTGGGATCGATGTTGAGCGCTGGAGTGCGACGCCGTATGTCGTCACAGCTGGCCGGAAAACCCGCACCCAGCAATTCGTAATCTCGCTTGCACCGTTGATCCTCCTCGATGGTATCGCGATGATCGTGATTGCCCTGAGCAGTCTGCTCTCGGTACCATGGTTGCTTGGTGTGATCGTCTTCGCCACGAATACGTTCGGGTCGATTCAGGGCATTGACTCCGACATTGCGACCGTATATCGACTCTGGCAGCTCCCACCCACAGTACAGATTAGGGATCAAATGGGTGAACCACGCCAGTATCTTCGATTGCAGACCGATGGGTGA
- a CDS encoding SprT-like domain-containing protein, with product MSRQTTLSDSAQRTLSECAETTERDDTPTTKRGLLDRAQQHAVDVATEYFPDLPFEAIEWEVSHRRQRSAGATKYDPATGEITISLAWDAFEQHGWEQFSSTVRHELIHAWQYHEFGEADHGRTFKRWTDALDTTQHCERFTSPNWWVICEECSGKIARYRRSKVVKQPESYSCGDCGGSLRVEEATE from the coding sequence ATGTCACGCCAAACAACGCTGTCCGATAGTGCCCAGCGAACGCTGAGCGAGTGCGCGGAGACGACCGAACGCGACGACACACCAACGACGAAGCGCGGGCTGCTCGACCGCGCGCAACAGCATGCGGTAGACGTCGCCACTGAGTATTTTCCTGATCTGCCTTTTGAAGCGATTGAATGGGAGGTGTCCCACCGACGACAGCGGTCGGCAGGAGCGACGAAATACGACCCTGCGACCGGCGAGATAACGATCTCGCTCGCATGGGACGCGTTCGAGCAACACGGTTGGGAGCAATTCAGTTCGACGGTGCGTCATGAGTTGATCCACGCATGGCAGTATCACGAGTTCGGGGAAGCGGACCACGGGCGAACGTTCAAGCGGTGGACGGATGCGCTCGACACAACCCAGCACTGCGAGCGCTTCACATCGCCGAACTGGTGGGTGATTTGCGAGGAGTGCAGCGGGAAGATCGCCCGCTATCGACGCTCGAAGGTCGTCAAACAGCCTGAGAGTTACAGCTGTGGCGACTGCGGCGGGTCGCTCCGCGTCGAGGAGGCCACCGAATGA
- a CDS encoding helix-turn-helix domain-containing protein has product MPADNSITDDTYHGPKMETIKRKLDQGSQHRRSILAAFASSDETELNTSVLRERADVPTGSANHHLVTLEEWGLIEDTGEREYPAGGGRPARIWRLTEFAEEFIKQTDTALTPPPTAETAARVGAVENRLETVENQLDDQEKIKKALVLLASQSDAVSDENVAEMRELLGVN; this is encoded by the coding sequence ATGCCAGCTGACAATTCCATCACTGACGATACGTATCACGGGCCCAAAATGGAGACCATTAAGCGGAAGCTCGACCAGGGGAGCCAGCACCGCCGGAGCATCCTCGCGGCCTTCGCGAGCAGCGATGAAACCGAGTTGAATACATCCGTTCTTCGCGAGCGTGCCGACGTCCCGACAGGGAGCGCTAACCACCATTTGGTGACGCTGGAAGAGTGGGGATTAATCGAGGATACAGGAGAGCGCGAGTACCCCGCTGGGGGTGGCCGTCCGGCTCGGATCTGGCGACTGACCGAGTTCGCCGAGGAGTTCATCAAGCAGACAGACACGGCGCTGACGCCACCGCCAACCGCCGAGACAGCGGCGCGGGTTGGTGCTGTCGAGAATCGGCTCGAAACAGTCGAGAATCAGCTGGACGACCAGGAGAAAATCAAGAAGGCGCTTGTCCTGTTGGCGTCCCAAAGCGATGCAGTGAGTGACGAGAATGTCGCCGAAATGCGTGAGCTGCTCGGCGTGAATTAG
- a CDS encoding type IV secretory system conjugative DNA transfer family protein — MFNNLFGGDEPDDEDDDTHAQNTDREDEISDELRTPTGEPYQITPTGNDRIGGAEVLTHTEENDVVAGPKVRQLIEGSRDRPKGPLWIGYNDSAQEGFREVPVEFGSLFQHNWVCGTTGAGKTTELLNWMVQLAYAGHGFVYFDPKARDSKELLQLLPEDRLDDVVWIEPGDEDFERNIGINFLEIPETDSQVELEREIEDRLENLKAILDNDDYWGPRMRAITESMGRAMMKSDKDYSVIDFYFVLLNQERREQFAEEVEDPYIREFVNEIAEMDDDAVRPLLSRVKNWVENGVIRRIIAQRESSIDFQNIINENKIVIVRTPVSNQDVKQMITLGVMRPIWSAVQDRSFENDDNEPFFAIFDEFDAIASNNLDVKNMLSRARSMRLSVTIACQYPEQLNEVGVLSAVKANCNNRVIFRLPNDEDARPVAKLFKGYTEEDLMETENYQVWTKIPIKGGTQYSDPLKIHTFAPYPPLRSEADAEDVIRRSLERYGSPPVTDAEIQRELPYGDLQEGTTPTTAAEIDTANDERTRDLALKAVFDTSIRDGNPGGFVPITACLDRLQRYLAVSNGLETSGKAWRHVFKSIPETHLAHEERDGDMFVKVLTKSFMQVGDNENDGSAEHWAPMEDAYVPLTQLGFIVDIPAQDTSDMPDATASIEDALTIPENADNEEIADAVARYREYHPLLNRLAGTKDVYIESEHTTGDSQPSQTVRNVMQAVNEGRRCLLVSREKTAKRVHTTLLQEPKGSHKNHPVEGERRFYTLTSGVTIDGDAMTRPGSSDNVWVYEESSVEYVLRDDKGTEHARFESAEAIFEDETAYPMGGDRGIKAPIIPEYDTDMLDIIVVKEDAKTPADLLVYREDGDHIPLDMLVDQEAEQQAESTDESDKGGEDIIDALR, encoded by the coding sequence ATGTTCAACAACCTATTCGGCGGCGACGAGCCCGACGATGAAGACGACGACACACACGCCCAGAACACCGATCGCGAGGACGAGATCTCCGATGAGCTTCGCACACCGACGGGTGAGCCGTATCAGATTACGCCAACCGGGAACGATCGAATCGGCGGCGCCGAGGTGCTCACACACACGGAGGAAAACGACGTCGTCGCCGGCCCGAAGGTCCGCCAACTGATCGAAGGGTCACGCGACCGCCCTAAGGGGCCGCTGTGGATTGGCTACAACGACAGCGCCCAGGAAGGCTTTCGCGAGGTCCCGGTCGAGTTCGGCTCGCTCTTTCAGCACAACTGGGTGTGTGGCACGACCGGCGCCGGGAAGACGACCGAGCTCCTGAACTGGATGGTTCAGTTAGCGTACGCCGGCCACGGGTTCGTCTACTTCGACCCGAAGGCACGTGACTCAAAGGAACTCCTCCAGCTGCTCCCGGAGGACCGCCTCGATGATGTGGTCTGGATTGAACCCGGCGACGAAGACTTTGAGCGCAACATCGGCATCAACTTCCTCGAAATCCCCGAGACGGATAGCCAGGTCGAACTGGAGCGGGAGATCGAGGACCGCCTGGAAAATCTGAAAGCGATTCTCGACAACGACGACTATTGGGGCCCACGAATGCGGGCGATTACCGAGAGTATGGGCCGCGCGATGATGAAATCGGACAAAGACTACTCGGTGATCGATTTCTACTTTGTGCTGCTGAACCAGGAGCGCCGCGAACAGTTCGCCGAGGAGGTCGAGGACCCATACATCAGGGAGTTCGTGAATGAGATTGCGGAGATGGACGACGACGCCGTTCGCCCCCTCCTGTCGCGAGTGAAAAACTGGGTTGAGAACGGCGTGATCCGCCGGATTATCGCCCAGCGTGAGAGTTCGATTGACTTTCAGAACATCATCAACGAGAACAAGATCGTGATCGTCCGCACGCCCGTCTCGAATCAGGACGTCAAACAGATGATCACGCTCGGGGTCATGCGGCCGATTTGGAGTGCCGTCCAGGACCGATCTTTTGAAAACGACGACAACGAGCCGTTTTTCGCTATCTTCGACGAGTTCGACGCCATCGCCAGTAACAACCTCGACGTGAAGAACATGCTCTCACGCGCCCGGTCGATGCGCCTCTCGGTGACGATCGCCTGCCAGTATCCGGAACAACTGAACGAAGTCGGTGTGTTGAGCGCCGTGAAAGCAAACTGTAACAATCGCGTGATCTTCCGGCTGCCGAACGACGAAGACGCTCGTCCCGTCGCGAAGCTGTTCAAAGGGTACACAGAGGAAGACCTTATGGAAACCGAGAACTACCAGGTTTGGACGAAAATCCCCATCAAAGGCGGCACGCAGTACTCCGACCCACTCAAGATTCACACCTTCGCGCCGTATCCACCGCTCCGGTCGGAAGCCGATGCCGAGGACGTGATTCGCCGAAGCCTCGAACGGTATGGGAGCCCGCCAGTCACCGACGCCGAGATTCAGCGCGAGCTTCCCTACGGCGACCTCCAGGAAGGCACCACGCCGACCACCGCCGCGGAGATCGACACCGCGAACGACGAGCGAACGCGGGATTTGGCACTGAAAGCCGTCTTCGACACCTCCATTCGGGACGGCAACCCTGGGGGTTTCGTCCCGATAACCGCCTGTCTCGACCGCCTCCAGCGGTACCTTGCGGTGAGCAACGGGTTGGAAACGAGTGGAAAGGCATGGCGCCACGTCTTCAAGAGCATTCCCGAAACGCACCTCGCCCACGAAGAACGCGACGGGGACATGTTCGTCAAAGTGCTTACGAAGAGCTTCATGCAAGTCGGGGACAACGAGAACGACGGGAGCGCCGAACACTGGGCGCCGATGGAAGATGCCTACGTGCCGCTCACACAACTCGGGTTCATCGTCGACATTCCGGCACAGGACACCAGCGACATGCCCGACGCGACCGCAAGCATCGAGGACGCGCTCACCATCCCTGAGAACGCGGACAACGAGGAGATCGCTGACGCCGTCGCGCGGTACCGAGAGTATCATCCGCTCCTCAACCGCCTGGCTGGAACGAAGGACGTCTACATCGAAAGCGAGCACACAACCGGGGATAGCCAACCCTCGCAGACAGTCCGCAACGTCATGCAGGCGGTGAATGAGGGCCGGCGGTGCTTGCTCGTTTCCCGTGAAAAGACGGCCAAGCGGGTGCATACGACACTGCTCCAGGAGCCGAAAGGGAGCCACAAAAACCACCCAGTCGAAGGCGAGCGGCGCTTTTACACACTGACGAGCGGCGTCACGATCGACGGCGACGCCATGACTCGCCCCGGGAGTTCGGATAACGTCTGGGTGTACGAGGAGAGCAGCGTCGAGTACGTCCTTCGCGACGACAAGGGAACGGAACACGCCCGCTTCGAGAGCGCGGAGGCCATCTTCGAGGACGAGACAGCCTACCCGATGGGCGGCGATCGGGGAATCAAGGCGCCGATCATCCCCGAGTACGACACGGACATGCTGGACATCATCGTGGTCAAAGAGGACGCGAAGACGCCGGCGGACTTACTGGTTTATCGGGAGGACGGGGACCACATCCCGCTGGATATGCTCGTCGACCAGGAGGCAGAGCAGCAAGCGGAGAGCACCGACGAGAGCGACAAAGGCGGCGAGGATATCATCGACGCGCTTCGCTAA